The Bartonella krasnovii sequence TTTTAATTCCTTCAACACCAAGGATTTCAGAGGGATCTTGACGCCGGAGAAGGGGCGTTGTTTGTTTTGTAACACCAAGTGTTTGAGCAAGGGCAACAAGACTTTTTCCTTCCATAAGCTGTTTGAGAGCACTTTGGGCTTTTTCATCAAGAAGGCGTTGGATCTCCTCATTTTTCCATTGAGAAAGAACATCTATCTTAGCTTCTTCTAATGTTTTATCGCGGGCAGGAATAATTTTATCGACCTTATACCAGAGATATCCACCATTTTGAAAAGAGAGAGGGTCAAGATCGACGCCTTCATTTGATTGATAGATGGCATTTAGTAAAGTATCTTTTTGAGGCAAATCCGTGAGGATTGTACCTTCAAGCGTTTTGCCTGTTTTATCAAGGGTAATTGTGCGCAGAGTTAACTTGTACTGGTCCGCAAGCTCTTTAAAAGAAGCGCCTTCAAAACGAGCATTTTCAATGGCCACATAATTGTTACGGATCTCATTAGCTGCACGATTTTTTGCAAGAGTTTGGCGAATATTTTCTTCTACACTTTCAAAAGGAAGTGCGCTTGCAGGTTCAATATGTGTGACGCGAACGAGAATAGGACCCTGTAAATCATTTATTACAGGACTGATTTGTCCTTGTGGAAGTTCAAAAATTTCCGATGCAAGATGATTAGGAAGTTCATTTTCTGCAAGAGGCCCTTTTTTTATGTCATTAAGAGTCTTTTTTTCAGCTTTTACCAGTTCATCAAAACTCAATCCATCGGCTATTTTTTTTGCTGCCTTATCGGCTTCTTCGCGTGTGGGGAATCGCAGTTCTTCGAATATACGCTTTTCAGGCGTTACAAAATGTGACTCATTTTGGGTATAATAGGCTTTTGCTTCATCTATTGAGATATCATTGGGTTTTATGAAATCATTAAGTTGCATTGATAGTAAAGAGACAGTCCGGTATTCCGGAGTGCGAAATTCACTTTGATGGGTTTCAAACCATTTTTGTAGTGTTTCGTGATCAGGATCAGCAATCATTTGCTTTTCTTTGAGATCAATAACGAGATAATCAGCGCTCCGCATTTCTCCTTGATAAAGAGCAAGTGCTTTATAAAAGAGATTTGGTGCTTTTATATCAGAAAGCAAAGCTGCAATAAGTTGGTTACGCTTTTCTTGTTTGGTATAATAATTAAGAAAAGCACTTTCACTGATACGTAAATGCTGAAGATAGTTATAAAATAAATCTTTATCAAATGTACCATTTACCTGGAACATCTTATCAGAACTAATCGTATGAGCGATTGTATCTTTCGAAAGATTTATTTTCATTTTACGGACTTGTTCATCAAGCAGTACATTTTGTTGCAATTGATTAAACACAAAAGCAGGAATTTGGTATTGCTGCATTTCATTTGGTGTAAACATTCGTCCAAGATGAGCTGCCTGTGCTAAACGTGCGCTTTGATCAGCAAGTGCAAGACGATAATCATCGATCGTTATGATGGACTTTCCAGAAGTAATAAGATCTCTTTCGCTTCTTGTGTGTAACTGTGGTATCCCCCATAAAAGAATGAAGCATAAGAGTAAAATAGCAAGGAAAACTCTGGAAATCCAAGAATTTGTAGCACTTCTTATGACGTCAAGCATTGTTCAATCCCATTTTTAACAATAAATTATTACCAAAGTAGTAATTGAATTTGCAATAAAGAGACGAAAGATGCAAGCTTTTAAAGACTTGCTTTCGTTTTATAATTTGATACTACAGATAAACAAAGTGTTATAAGAGCTCTTGAGGTAAAAATATGTCTCCAAATATTCGGCCTTTTCTTGCTGGAAATTGGAAAATGAATGGAACGGGTGAAGCGCTTGGAGAGCTGCGTGCTATTGCTACAGGCATGAGCTCTGATCTCAGTCATCTATTTGAAGCGCTCATTTGTGTTCCAGCAACGCTTTTATCGCGTGCTTATGATACGCTGGATGGTGAAAATCTCCTTTTAGGAGGACAAGATTGTCACTTTGATGATCATGGTCCTTATACGGGGGATATTTCAGCTTTTATGCTTAAAGAATCCGGAGCAAGTCATGTTATTCTTGGACATTCGGAACGTCGTACAGTATATCAGGAAAATGATGCAATTGTCTGTGCTAAAGTGCAAGCAGCGTGGCGCGCAGGTCTTGTGGCGCTTGTGTGCATTGGTGAAACATTGGAGGAGCGTGATAATAATAAAGTGTTGGATGTTCTTTCGCAGCAGCTTGAAGGATCTTTACCAGATGATGCAACAGCAGAGAATGCCATTATCGCTTATGAACCTGTTTGGGCGATAGGTACTGGCAATACAGCAACTTCAGAAGATATTGCAAAAGTGCACCATTTCATTCGTAATAAGATGCGCTCTCGTTTTGGTGATGAAGGTAATAAGATACGTTTGCTTTATGGTGGATCTGTAAAGCCATCCAATGCCTTTGAGCTTTTAAGCATTCCTCATGTTAATGGAGCTTTGATCGGTGGAGCCAGTTTAAAAGCGATTGATTTTTTAACGATTTGTGATGTTTGTCGTAAATTATAGAAGAGAAATTTGAGTTCCCCCTTGGATTGTGTGTTATTTATGTGTAAAGAGCTTATAAAAGAGTTATTTAAAGAGCAGGGTTTATGCAAACAGTACTTATTGTTATTCATTTATTGATTGTAATTACTTTGGTTGGTGTGATCTTAATCCAACCTTCAGAAGGCGGTGGGCTCGGTGTGAGTAATAGCTCAGGGTTGATGAAAACCCGTGGATCTCGAAATCCTTTAACACGGTTGACAGCTATTTTAGCCTGTTGTTTTTTTGTTGTGTCTATTGGACTTACTGTTGTGGGAAGTATATCAAATTCGAGTTCTGACATTTTAAAGCGTATACCGGTTAATTCAGAGCAGAGCTCTACCAATAAAGGCTCAGAATCAATTCCATCATCAGATAGTAAGTCTTCCCCTTCTATTCTTGAACAGCTAGGAGGGACTTCGGATTCTCCGAAGGAACAAAAATCGCTTAAAAATCCTGAAGCGGAAACCCCAGTTCCACCGGTTCTTGAAAATACAATTCCGGATAACAGTACAAAATAGTTTTTAAAGAAAATATAGATTTTAAAAAAGGTGTTTTTTTCACCTTTTTTATTTTTTATTTTATTTTAGAAGAAAAACTGTTTCTTTTTGCATTTTTTGCTGGAAAAATCATTATAAATTGCTTATCACCATAAGCCCATGGCACGTTATGTTTTTATTACTGGTGGTGTGGTTTCTTCCCTTGGAAAAGGCATCGCAGCGGCGGCGTTGGCAGCGTTATTACAGGCTCGTGGCTATCGTGTGCGCCTTCGCAAACTTGATCCCTATTTAAATGTTGATCCGGGGACGATGTCGCCTTATCAACATGGTGAGGTATTTGTGACTGATGATGGTGCGGAAACGGATCTTGATCTTGGCCATTATGAGCGCTTTACGGGGCGTTCTGCAAATAGCCAAGATAATATTACAACAGGGCGTATTTATCGCAATATCATTGAACGAGAACGGCGTGGTGATTATTTGGGGGCAACAGTTCAAGTTATTCCTCATGTTACGGATGAAATTAAGCGATTTATTACGAGCGGAAATGAAGAATTTGATTTTGTTTTATGTGAAATAGGTGGAACAGTTGGTGATATTGAAGCCATGCCTTTTCTCGAAGCGATTCGTCAGCTTGGTAATGAACTTTCCCGACAAAATGTTGTTTATGTCCACCTTACATTAATGCCTTATATTCCTTCAGCAGGTGAGTTAAAAACGAAACCAACACAACATTCTGTCAAAGAATTACAATCAATTGGTATTTCTCCTGATATTTTACTTGTACGAGCAGATCGGTCTATTCCGGAAACAGAGCGGTGCAAATTATCACTTTTTTGCAATGTTCGTGCCAAAGCGGTCATTCAGGCATTAGATATGCCAACAATTTATGATGTTCCCATGGCCTATCATAAAGAAGGTTTAGATTCTGAAGTTCTTTGTGCTTTTGGAATTGATTCGGCACCTCCTCCTCAGATGGATCAGTGGGAAGATATTACGCATCGCATTCACCACCCCGAAGGAGAAGTTACGATTGCTGTTGTTGGAAAATATACGGGGTTAAAGGATGCTTATAAATCTCTTATCGAAGCGATTGCGCATGGTGGTTTAGCGAATAAAGTAAAAGTTAATATTGAGTGGATTGATTCGCAAGTTCTTGAAAAAGAAGATTCCGTTTTAGCTTTACAAAAAGCGCATGGAATTTTGGTTCCTGGGGCTTTTGGGGCTCGAGGGGCAGAAGGAAAAATTCGAGCAATTCGATTCGCACGAGAGCGTAAAATTCCATTTTTAGGGATTTGTTTTGGAATGCAATTGGCCTGTATAGAAGCTGCACGCAATATTGCACAGATTGAGAATGCTTCATCGAGTGAGTTTTGCGAAACAGAAAATCCAATTGTAGGTTTAATGACAGAATGGCTCAGAGGCGATGTTCTTGAAAAACGGACAAGAAATGGTGATCTCGGTGGATCCATGCGTCTTGGGGCTTTTACTGCTGAATTAAAAGAAGAAAGTCATATTGCCCAAATTTATGGAATGACAAAGATTGTTGAACGGCATCGTCATCGTTATGAAGTTAATATTGATTATAAAGATAAGTTAGAGCAGTGCGGTTTGATTTTTTCTGGCATGTCTCCCGATGGTATTTTGCCGGAAACGATAGAATATGTAGATCATCCATGGTTCATCGGTGTTCAATATCATCCAGAATTAAAATCACGTCCTTTTGATCCACATCCGCTTTTTTCTTCTTTTATTGAGGCAGCTGTAGAACAAAGTCGATTGGTTTAAGGGATAAATTTGGTTACTTTGCTTTTGAGGGATAAAATGACAAAACCAAATGCGCGTGTAAAAGTTGGAAATGTTATTTTTTCAAATGAAATGCCCCTTTCATTAATTGCAGGGCCGTGTCAGATGGAAAGTCGTGATCATGCTTTTGAAATAGCTGGTCGTATTAAAACAATTGCCGATCAGCTTGGTATCGGGTTTGTTTATAAATCAAGTTACGATAAAGCCAACCGAACTTCTTTGAATGCAGCACGTGGCATTGGTCTTGAAAAAGCAATGGCTATTTTTTCTGATTTAAAAAAAGAGTTTGATTGTCCCATATTGACTGATGTGCATACCGAAGAGCAATGTAGCATTGTTTCTTCTACGGTTGATATTTTACAAATACCTGCTTTTTTATGTCGTCAAACAGATCTTTTAGTCGCAGCCGCAAAAACAGGATGTGTTATTAATATCAAAAAGGGGCAGTTTTTAGCGCCGTGGGATATGGAGAATGTTTTAAAAAAGGTTGTTTACAGTGGTAATCCAAATGTTATGCTTTGTGAGCGCGGCACATCATTTGGCTATAATCGACTTATTTCGGATATGCGTTCGTTGCCTATTTTACGTTCATTTGGAGCTCCTGTTATTTTTGATGCAACACATTCTGTTCAAGAACCTGGAGGGCAGGGGGCTTCATCTGGAGGACAGCGTCAATTTGTTGAAATATTAGCGCGTGCGGCTGTTTCTGTTGGGGTTGCCGGTATTTTTTTAGAAACACATCAAGATCCAGATCATGCCCCTTCTGATGGACCCAATATGGTTAAAATTGATAATTTACAAAGATTACTTGAGACTCTAATGGAATTTGATCATTTGTCAAAGAAGTTGAATTAAGAAGAAATATTTCATGAATTAGGACATTAGAAATGAATCGCGACTTTTATTGGATAAGGAAACATAGATGACAATCATTGTTGATATCATTGGACGTGAAGTTCTTGATAGCCGTGGTAATCCGACGGTAGAAGTTGACGTTCATTTGGAAAATGGCGCTTTTGGTCGCGCGTTGGTTCCCTCAGGAGCTTCAACGGGGGCACATGAGGCTATAGAGCTTCGTGATGGTGGTCCGCGTTATCAAGGGAAAGGTGTTGAAAAAGCAGTTGCTGCAGTTAATGGCGAAATTCTTGAAGAACTTGGTGGGAGGGATGCAAGAGACCAAATTGCTATTGATCAAGCAATGATTGCTTTGGATGGAACGCCAAACAAAGCCCGTCTTGGTGCCAATGCACTTCTTGGTGTTTCATTGGCTGTTGCAAAAGCCGCTGCGGACTCATTAAATTTACCCTTGTATCGTTATATTGGTGGACCACAAGCGCATATTCTTCCAACACCTATGATGAATATTATTAATGGTGGGGTTCATGCTGATAACTTAATTGATTTTCAAGAGTTTATGATTATTCCGGTAGGAGCCCCTAGCGTGAAAGAAGCTATCCGTTATGGTGCTGAAATTTTCCATGCGTTGAAAAAGCGTTTAAAAGATGCGGGATATAATACCAATGTTGGTGATGAAGGTGGTTTTGCACCTCAATTTAAAAGTGCAGACCAAGCAATTGATTTTATTATAGAATCCATAATAACATGTGGCTATAAACCAGGTGAGCAAATTGCCATTGGTTTAGACTGTGCTTCCACTGAATTTTATAAAAATGGTTCATATTTTTATAAAGGTGAGGAAAAATGTCGTGACATCCAAGAACAGGTAGATTACTTGGCGCACCTTGTGAAAAGTTATCCTATTGTTACCATTGAAGATGGAATGGCAGAGGATGATTGGGAAGGTTGGAAGCTTCTTACTGACACAATTGGAAAAAAATGTCAGCTTGTTGGCGATGATTTATTTGTAACAAATTCAGCACGTTTGCATGATGGTATTAAAATGGGGGTAGGCAATTCTATTCTCATAAAAGTTAATCAAATTGGGACATTGAGTGAAACACTTGATGCTGTAGAAGTCGCACATAAAGCAGGTTATCGTGCCATTATATCTCATCGCTCAGGCGAAACGGAGGATTCTTTCATAGCAGATCTTGCGGTTGCAACGAATTGTGGACAAATTAAAACAGGTTCTCTTGCTCGTTCGGATAGATTAGCAAAATACAATCAACTTATTCGTATTGAAGAAATGCTAGGGGTCCAAGCACGTTATGCTGGTGATGTATATCGTTGATTGTTGTGAGCACAAAATATGAAAGTATAAGATCATTTAGATTATGAAGTTAAGATGTCTTATCAAAGACATAGAGCAATCATTTTATAGTCATTTAAATTTATAGGGATTAAGATGAGAGGTACAATTATTAGTCAAGATCAAGGAACATATCTCGTTTCGGGTGATGATGGTAAGCGTTATCAGTTTGCGACTTGGGATTGGTTGGGAAAGAAACCCCCGAGGATTGGTGATACTGTTGACTTTGTCTGCGAAGGAGGTGTCGTTAGTTCTGTTTTTCCATTGTTGAGATCAGGTACAGAAAACTCAAAAATAATGTTTGCACTCCTTTGTTGGTGTGCAGGTATTTTTGGTGTCCATCGCTTTATGGTGGGGAGAGTTCGGACGGGTGCTTTAATGCTCGTTCTATCTTTATCGGTTGCTGGATTGGTGATCACTGGTATTTGGGCAATTGTTGATTTCATACTCATTCTTGCTGGAAAATTTACGGATAAAAATGGGAATCAGATTACAGATCTGTAAATTTTTATAATTTATAATAAGAAGTAGATGATTTAGTTTGCTTTTTATTTTGACCAATATATTAAGTTCATCATGCCAAATTATTGTACTCTATTTCTTTAGTGTGAGATTTTAAGAAAAATATGCACAGTCAAGTAAAAGTATTGAAAAAGACTGTGCTATTTTATATGAGTAAAAAAACGACGTAAATCAACTAAGGTATGTTTTGTATTGCTGCTTATAGCAGCTGAAAACATTAGACCATTGGGGGGGATCTAAGCTATTTTAATTTCACGTTTATCACGGCTGCTACAAATTTTATTTACGCCGTTAAGTTAATCAGCATATTATCAAATTAGAAATAATCTCTTTATGAATAACACATAGAGAGCAGCTTTATAGGTGTTAAAGATGAAAGGTATGATTATTGGTCAAGATCAAGGGATGTATCTTGTTTCGGGAGATGATGGCAAACGTTATCAATTTTCGTGTGAAGATTGGTTAGGAAAAAAAGCACCAAAGGTAGGAGACACTGTTGATTTTGTGTGTGAAGGAGAGAGCATTAAGTCTGTTCTCCCTTTTGGGGATCGAACAACAATAGAACAATCGCGATTAGCTTTAGCTCTTGTTTGTTGGTTTTTTGGATGGTTGGGCATTCACCGCTTTATGGCCGGTAAAATTGCAACAGGTATAGTAATGCTTGTCTTAAGTATACTAGGTATAATAATTGGATTTTTTACTCTGGGGATCGGATTTGTTTTTTTTATTGTTTTTATAACTATGCCTTGGTCATTTATTGATTTTATAGTTATTTTATCTGGGTATTTTAGGGATGTAAATGGCAATAAAATTACAAAGTGGTAGCAATCATATAAAATTATACACAAACAAACATTTTATTTATTCTTATTAAGGTATTAATTTAATAATGTGAATTATTTAAGTATGTGTATATAATGTTAAATATTAAATAAAATTATAAATATTTAAATAAAACTATTGAAAAAGACTGTACTATTTCATATGAAAAAAAGTAAAAGTGCAAATCGAACAGCGTGCTTTGTATTGCCACTTATAATTGGCGGGAATTTTAAGTTGTTGGGGGATTTTAAGCTTTTTAAATTGTCATATATCACGGTGAGTGCAGATTGTACTCATGCGGTGAGGTTTATCTAACATATGATCATATTAGAAGAAAAACTTCTTTATGAATAACAATTTTATAGGTGGTGAAGATGAAAGGTAAGATTATTAGTCAGGATCAGGGAACATATTTCATTTCAGGAGCTGATGGTAAGCGCTATCAGTTTGCGAATTGGGATTGGTCAGGAAAAAAGCCGCCGAAGGTTGGTGATATGGTTGATTTTGTCTGTGAAGGGGATACCGTTAAATCTATTTTCCCTATCTCGACTGAAGGTCAGTCACAACAATCAAAAGTGACGTTAGCAGTCGTTTGCTTTTTTTTGGGTGGATTGGGGATTCATCGTTTTATGGTTGGTAAAATTGTAACAGGCATTATAATGCTTCTTATAACTATAATAAGTGTAATAAGTATAATAAGTGTAATATTTATGCCGGTAGGGCTTATAGGGATTTTTTTGATAATTACACCTTGGGTATTGATTGATTTTATAGTCATTTTAACAGGAAATTTTAAGGACAAAGATGGGCATAAAATCACAAGTTAGTGAATATCCGATTTATAATATGGAAAGTGAGGTATTCAGCTTACTTTGATTATCAAGGGGGGGATAAATTGGTAATAACAAATTTTTTGCGTGTGTAGATTGAGTAATGAGGTGTTAATCAAAATCGTGCATAGTTAGGCAGAATATGAAGAAACTTGTGCTGTAGAGACTGTGCTATTTTATGTGGACAAAGCAGAAACGTCGATCAATCAAAGTGCGTTTTGTACTACCGCTTATGACGGTGGGTGTTTTAAGCTATTTCAGTTACCATATTTATCATGGTGAGTATGGGCTATATTCACGCAGTGAAGTTAATCAGCAGATTAGTGAATTAGAAAAGGAGCTTCATAAAATAGAAGCTGAGCGGGAGTTCATTGAAAAGCGTATTTCTCTTTTACGTAATGGACATATTGAAAAGGATATGTTGGATGAATATGTCCGAAAGAATTTAAATTTTTCTAAGCCAAATGAATTGACAGTCTTAATGCCTTAAAATGATACCAAAGGTAAATGGAAAATCGCTTAATTTAAACGACAATCCGCAATGATATTGTTTAAGCTGATTGATAAGGCTTGTAACTTTTGTTCGTAAAGGTTATTCCTAAATAATCATAAAAGGGAGTTTAATATGGCAGAACGACTTAAAAAAAATTCTGCGTTGGTGGCGCGCACTGCATTATCAAGCACCACAAAGAAAGCATCAATAGCAGATTTTACAAAAGAGGAAGAAATTGATGCCTATCGTGAAATGCTTTTAATTCGCCGTTTTGAAGAAAAAGCAGGACAACTTTATGGTATGGGGCTTATTGGGGGATTTTGTCATCTTTATATTGGACAGGAAGCTGTTGTTATCGGAACATTAAAGGCAACAAAAGAAGGTGATCAAGTTATTACGTCTTACCGTGACCATGGTCATATGTTAGCTGTTGGGATGAGCCCGCGGGGCGTCATGGCAGAATTAACGGGACGCCAAGGGGGATTTTCCAAAGGCAAAGGTGGCTCGATGCATATGTTCTCTAAAGAAAAGAATTTTTATGGGGGCCATGGTATTGTTGGTGCGCAGGTTCCCATAGGTTCAGGCTTGGCATTTTCGAATCAATATCTTGGTAAAGATAATGTGACATTGGTTTATTTTGGTGATGGCGCTGCAAATCAGGGGCAGGTTTACGAAAGTTTTAATATGGCTTCACTTTGGAAGCTGCCCGTAGTTTATATTATTGAAAACAATCAGTATGCTATGGGAACATCCGTTTCACGTGCATCTGCAGAAACTGATTTTTCTCGCCGCGGTCTTTCTTTTGAAATTCCAGGCATTGTTGTTGACGGTATGGATGTTCGCTCCGTAAAAGGAGCTGCTGATGAAGCAATTTCTTGGGCTCGTTCAGGGAAAGGTCCGATCATTCTCGATATGCAGACCTATCGCTATCGTGGTCATTCCATGTCTGATCCAGCAAAATATCGCTCTAAAGAAGAAGTCCAAAAAATAAAAGAGGAACACGATCCGATTGATCAAGTAAAAAGTCGGATTCTTAAACAAAATTGGGCGAGCGAAGATGCTTTAAAATCGATTGAGAAAGAAGTCCGTGCAATTGTTGCTGACGCAGCAGATTTTGCACAAAGTGATCAAGAGCCAGATGCTTCTGAGCTCTATACTGATATTTTAGTTTGATGCGAGGGAAGCAAGTATGTCTATTGATATTTTGATGCCGGCGCTTTCGCCAACGATGGAAGAAGGTAAACTGTCTAAATGGCTCAAGAAAGAAGGTGATAAGGTTAGCTCTGGCGATGTTATTGCTGAAATTGAAACGGATAAGGCGACAATGGAAGTAGAGGCTGTTGATGAAGGTACTCTTGGTAAAATTTTTGTGCCTGAAGGCTCTGAAGGCGTAAAGGTTAACAGTGTTATTGCAGTTTTGTTAGAAGAAGGTGAGCGTGCTGAAGATATTTCACACCCTACCAATACAGCGCAAAAACCTGAAGTGTCCTCTCCTTCTCTTCCTTCATCAGTTCCCCAGTCTCTTGCTTTTGCTCCACCTCCTGATTTTGATATTCCAGCGGGAACAGAAATGGTGACAATGACAGTTCGTGAAGCGCTTAATCAGGCTTTGGCTGAAGAAATGCGGCGTGATGAAAAGGTTTTTCTCATGGGGGAAGAAGTTGCGCAATATCAAGGAGCCTATAAGGTTAGTCAAGGTTTGTTGGAAGAATTCGGGGAACGGCGCGTTATTGATACCCCAATTACAGAACATGGTTTTGCTGGACTGGCTGTTGGTGCAGCATTTGGAGGGTTACGTCCTGTTGTCGAGTTTATGACATTTAATTTTGCTATGCAGGCAATGGATCAAATTATTAACTCAGCAGCAAAGACGCGTTATATGTCTGGTGGACAAATGACAGCTCCTATGGTTTTCCGTGGTCCCAATGGCGCGGCTGCTCGTGTTGGGGCTCAACATTCTCAATGCTATGCTGCTTGGTATGGTCATATTCCAGGTTTGAAAGTTGTTATGCCTTATAGTGCTGCAGATGCAAAAGGTTTGCTAAAAGCGGCTATTCGTGATGATAATCCTGTTATTTTTCTTGAAAATGAAATTTTGTATGGGCATCAATTTGAGGTACCTCAACTCGATGATTTTATTTTGCCTATTGGTCGGGCACGACTTCATAAGTCTGGACAAGATGTGACGATTGTTGCCTGTGGGATTGGTATGCATTATGCTGTTCAAGCATTACCAGAAATTGAAAAACTTGGTATTGATGTTGAGTTAATTGATTTACGAACCATTCGTCCGATGGATCTTCCGACAATTCTTTCTTCCGTTAAAAAGACGGGCCGTTTGGTAACAATTGAAGAGGGTTTTCCTCAGTCATCTGTAGGAACTGAAATAGCAACGCGTGTTATGCAACAGGCTTTTGATTATCTTGATGCGCCAATTGCGACGATTTCTGGCAAAGATGTTCCGATGCCTTATGCTGCTAATCTTGAGAAGTTGGCTTTGCCTGATACTGCTGAAATTATTGAGGCCGTTAAGGCTGTGACGTACAGAGCATAACGGAGGAAAGCACAATGCCTATTAAAATTACAATGCCAGCGCTTTCCCCTACGATGGAAGAGGGAAATTTAACAAAATGGAATATTAAGGAGGGTGATAAGGTTTCCTCTGGGGATGTTATTGCTGAAATTGAGACGGATAAAGCGACGATGGAAGTCGAGGCCGTTGATGAGGGGACAGTTGCCAAAATTGTTGTTCCTGCCGGAACACAAGGCGTTAAAGTGAATTCTTTGATTGTTGTTTTAGCAGAAGAAGGTGAAGATTTAACTGAAGCTGCAAAAGTTGCAGAAAAGACTTCTTCTTCTATAAGACAAGAACCAAAGGGCGAAAAACAGGTAGATTCTTTGAAGCAGATGGACTCAAAGGGGACAAAGATGTCTCATGAATCATCCGCTCAGAAATTAATACAGCAAAATAAAGAGGGAACTCGTCTTTTTGCCTCTCCCTTAGCGCGGCGATTAGCTTCTCAGGCAGGTCTTGACTTATCCCTTATTTCTGGAAGTGGTCCTCGTGGACGTATTATCAAGCGCGATGTGGAAAAAGCTATGAGCGGTGATATCTCTCAAGCTTCTTATTCGTCATCAATCAGCAAGTTGGCTGCAGCAGGTATGTCTGATAAACAGATATTACAACTCTTTAAAGAGGGTGAATATACATTCACAGCTCATAATAATATGCGTAAAACAATCGCTAAACGTTTGGTTGAATCAAAGCAGACAGTGCCGCATTTTTATGTAACGGTAGATTGTGAACTCGATGCATTATTGGAACTACGCGCGCAATTGAATGCTGCTGCACCCATGGTTGAGACGCAAGATGGCGCAAATCCCGCTTATAAGCTATCTGTTAATGATATGGTTATTAAAGCTGTAGCATTTTCTTTGAAAGCCGTTCCTGATGCGAATGTTTCTTGGCTTGAAGGAGGCATACTTCATCATAAGCACTGTGATGTTGGGGTTGCTGTTTCTGTTCCAGATGGATTAATTACCCCCATTATTCGCCATGC is a genomic window containing:
- the secG gene encoding preprotein translocase subunit SecG, which translates into the protein MQTVLIVIHLLIVITLVGVILIQPSEGGGLGVSNSSGLMKTRGSRNPLTRLTAILACCFFVVSIGLTVVGSISNSSSDILKRIPVNSEQSSTNKGSESIPSSDSKSSPSILEQLGGTSDSPKEQKSLKNPEAETPVPPVLENTIPDNSTK
- a CDS encoding CTP synthase; translation: MARYVFITGGVVSSLGKGIAAAALAALLQARGYRVRLRKLDPYLNVDPGTMSPYQHGEVFVTDDGAETDLDLGHYERFTGRSANSQDNITTGRIYRNIIERERRGDYLGATVQVIPHVTDEIKRFITSGNEEFDFVLCEIGGTVGDIEAMPFLEAIRQLGNELSRQNVVYVHLTLMPYIPSAGELKTKPTQHSVKELQSIGISPDILLVRADRSIPETERCKLSLFCNVRAKAVIQALDMPTIYDVPMAYHKEGLDSEVLCAFGIDSAPPPQMDQWEDITHRIHHPEGEVTIAVVGKYTGLKDAYKSLIEAIAHGGLANKVKVNIEWIDSQVLEKEDSVLALQKAHGILVPGAFGARGAEGKIRAIRFARERKIPFLGICFGMQLACIEAARNIAQIENASSSEFCETENPIVGLMTEWLRGDVLEKRTRNGDLGGSMRLGAFTAELKEESHIAQIYGMTKIVERHRHRYEVNIDYKDKLEQCGLIFSGMSPDGILPETIEYVDHPWFIGVQYHPELKSRPFDPHPLFSSFIEAAVEQSRLV
- a CDS encoding TM2 domain-containing protein, with the protein product MRGTIISQDQGTYLVSGDDGKRYQFATWDWLGKKPPRIGDTVDFVCEGGVVSSVFPLLRSGTENSKIMFALLCWCAGIFGVHRFMVGRVRTGALMLVLSLSVAGLVITGIWAIVDFILILAGKFTDKNGNQITDL
- the eno gene encoding phosphopyruvate hydratase — translated: MTIIVDIIGREVLDSRGNPTVEVDVHLENGAFGRALVPSGASTGAHEAIELRDGGPRYQGKGVEKAVAAVNGEILEELGGRDARDQIAIDQAMIALDGTPNKARLGANALLGVSLAVAKAAADSLNLPLYRYIGGPQAHILPTPMMNIINGGVHADNLIDFQEFMIIPVGAPSVKEAIRYGAEIFHALKKRLKDAGYNTNVGDEGGFAPQFKSADQAIDFIIESIITCGYKPGEQIAIGLDCASTEFYKNGSYFYKGEEKCRDIQEQVDYLAHLVKSYPIVTIEDGMAEDDWEGWKLLTDTIGKKCQLVGDDLFVTNSARLHDGIKMGVGNSILIKVNQIGTLSETLDAVEVAHKAGYRAIISHRSGETEDSFIADLAVATNCGQIKTGSLARSDRLAKYNQLIRIEEMLGVQARYAGDVYR
- the kdsA gene encoding 3-deoxy-8-phosphooctulonate synthase, translating into MTKPNARVKVGNVIFSNEMPLSLIAGPCQMESRDHAFEIAGRIKTIADQLGIGFVYKSSYDKANRTSLNAARGIGLEKAMAIFSDLKKEFDCPILTDVHTEEQCSIVSSTVDILQIPAFLCRQTDLLVAAAKTGCVINIKKGQFLAPWDMENVLKKVVYSGNPNVMLCERGTSFGYNRLISDMRSLPILRSFGAPVIFDATHSVQEPGGQGASSGGQRQFVEILARAAVSVGVAGIFLETHQDPDHAPSDGPNMVKIDNLQRLLETLMEFDHLSKKLN
- a CDS encoding peptidyl-prolyl cis-trans isomerase, which produces MLDVIRSATNSWISRVFLAILLLCFILLWGIPQLHTRSERDLITSGKSIITIDDYRLALADQSARLAQAAHLGRMFTPNEMQQYQIPAFVFNQLQQNVLLDEQVRKMKINLSKDTIAHTISSDKMFQVNGTFDKDLFYNYLQHLRISESAFLNYYTKQEKRNQLIAALLSDIKAPNLFYKALALYQGEMRSADYLVIDLKEKQMIADPDHETLQKWFETHQSEFRTPEYRTVSLLSMQLNDFIKPNDISIDEAKAYYTQNESHFVTPEKRIFEELRFPTREEADKAAKKIADGLSFDELVKAEKKTLNDIKKGPLAENELPNHLASEIFELPQGQISPVINDLQGPILVRVTHIEPASALPFESVEENIRQTLAKNRAANEIRNNYVAIENARFEGASFKELADQYKLTLRTITLDKTGKTLEGTILTDLPQKDTLLNAIYQSNEGVDLDPLSFQNGGYLWYKVDKIIPARDKTLEEAKIDVLSQWKNEEIQRLLDEKAQSALKQLMEGKSLVALAQTLGVTKQTTPLLRRQDPSEILGVEGIKTLFSGPKGHYGIIKGPVVTNRIVYQIKSVTMPKDITPHTLPSEVRANIDMMIREDLKLEMLQIANKEHPLEINSKNYNQIFNALQ
- the tpiA gene encoding triose-phosphate isomerase codes for the protein MSPNIRPFLAGNWKMNGTGEALGELRAIATGMSSDLSHLFEALICVPATLLSRAYDTLDGENLLLGGQDCHFDDHGPYTGDISAFMLKESGASHVILGHSERRTVYQENDAIVCAKVQAAWRAGLVALVCIGETLEERDNNKVLDVLSQQLEGSLPDDATAENAIIAYEPVWAIGTGNTATSEDIAKVHHFIRNKMRSRFGDEGNKIRLLYGGSVKPSNAFELLSIPHVNGALIGGASLKAIDFLTICDVCRKL